GGGCCGCCTCCGGCGAGCGGCCGACGCGCTCGGCGGCCCTCAGCAGCTCCCCCGCGAAATCGCCCCGCCCGCGGATCTCCTCGAGATCCAGCTCGGGGAGGGTCGCATCGCGCAGCTCCGCCCACCAGACGATGCCGTCCTGCGCCGTGCGGCGCGCGCGGAGTTCTTCCACGAGCCCCTCGAGAGTTCCCGGGCGGGCCAACCGGCGGTGGAGTTCCGAGCGTCCGGACAGGCGGACGCGAAGGGCGAGATCGACGCCGGGATTCTCCGCGGCGATCGAACGCGCCAGGCGTTCGAGCCGGTCGATCAGGTCGGAAAGGCCGCGCGCGCCGGCGAGGTCGAGCTCCCGCTCGATGAACCGGAGGCTGTCGAGCGGGCGGAATCGGACCGAGACGACCCGGGATCCGTCGACCTCGACGACGGTCGCCCCCTTCGGGCCGCGCTCGCTCGGCTTGAAGCTGCGACCTTGCGTGTTGCCGGGGTAGACGACCCAGCAGGAGCGGCGGCGGTGCTCCTGGCGGCGGTGGACGTGGCCCAGGGCCCAGTAGTCCATCCCCGCGGCCTCGAGGTCGTCCATGGTGCAGGGAGCGTAAGGCTGGTGATCGTCCGAGGAGCCGCTCACGCTGGCGTGCAGCAGGCCGATCTGGAACGGCGGCCCGCCGCGCCGGCGGGAGAACCGCCGCGCCAGGTTCTCCCCCGGATCGCGGCTCCCGAAGCTGATCCCGTGCACCAGCGCGATCGTCTCCGCCCCCTCGCGGATCTCGAAACCCTCGACGCTCTCGGCGGAGAACAGGTGCACGCCCTCCGGCCAGGAACGGATCGCCGACCACCCGGACGAGAGCGGGTCGTGGTTGCCGTGAACGATGAAGGTCTCGATCCCGGCGGCCGCGAGGCGCTCCAGCGCGCGGTGCAGCCGCAGTTGCGCCCGCACCCCGTGCCGCTCCCCCTCGTAGAGGTCGCCCG
This genomic interval from Acidobacteriota bacterium contains the following:
- a CDS encoding DNA repair exonuclease, which produces MRPHRIVARAPPSAPERRPAPVFSRRRSLARLPLRAPIGLLLPAMARFRFVHAADLHLDAPFSGLEARARDVAARARDASLDAVDRLADLALETGSRFVLLAGDLYEGERHGVRAQLRLHRALERLAAAGIETFIVHGNHDPLSSGWSAIRSWPEGVHLFSAESVEGFEIREGAETIALVHGISFGSRDPGENLARRFSRRRGGPPFQIGLLHASVSGSSDDHQPYAPCTMDDLEAAGMDYWALGHVHRRQEHRRRSCWVVYPGNTQGRSFKPSERGPKGATVVEVDGSRVVSVRFRPLDSLRFIERELDLAGARGLSDLIDRLERLARSIAAENPGVDLALRVRLSGRSELHRRLARPGTLEGLVEELRARRTAQDGIVWWAELRDATLPELDLEEIRGRGDFAGELLRAAERVGRSPEAARELVERACGRPPSLGGILRLIGEPSLDPDEAREIVERASLAALDLLLPGDGEADP